A genomic region of Halichondria panicea chromosome 5, odHalPani1.1, whole genome shotgun sequence contains the following coding sequences:
- the LOC135335799 gene encoding uncharacterized protein K02A2.6-like: MKAVARSYMWWNGLDQEIEKQAKSCKPCQEHKPNPPAAPLHIWQWPTTPMKRIHIDFAGPFQGKMFFIMVDAHSKWPEVIIMSSTTSEKTIEALSSFFTRYGLPEQIVSDNGPQFTSVEFNNFMKQHGIKHIKSAPYHPSTNGLAERFVQTFKNAIRASEHDGFSLIGRLNTFLGKYRATPHATTGSTPSELFLQRRVRTKLDLLKPEIEITVQNKQLQQKKNHDKHSKLRTFEEGQSVLARGYLSSKKWMSGEIVSVLGPAIFKVKLTNGNVITIDTLIRFKIASSQTTNNKNNASFSQVK; encoded by the coding sequence ATGAAAGCAGTTGCTCGAAGTTATATGTGGTGGAATGGACTAGACCAAGAGATTGAGAAGCAAGCCAAGTCATGCAAACCCTGCCAAGAGCACAAACCTAATCCACCAGCTGCACCATTGCACATCTGGCAATGGCCAACCACTCCAATGAAACGTATTCACATCGATTTCGCTGGACCATTCCAAGGAAAAATGTTCTTCATCATGGTAGATGCACACTCTAAATGGCCAGAAGTGATCATCATGTCTAGTACTACCTCTGAAAAGACTATTGAAGCTCTCTCCTCATTCTTTACAAGATATGGTCTTCCTGAACAGATAGTCTCAGACAATGGGCCACAATTTACCTCTGTGGAATTTAACAACTTCATGAAACAACATGGAATCAAGCATATCAAGAGTGCACCATACCACCCTTCAACGAATGGTCTTGCCGAGAGATTTGTCCAAACATTTAAGAATGCGATCAGAGCAAGTGAACATGATGGATTCTCACTTATTGGCAGACTCAACACCTTCTTAGGAAAATACAGGGCTACTCCTCATGCAACTACCGGCTCTACTCCTAGTGAGTTATTTCTACAGCGAAGAGTCCGAACGAAATTAGATTTGCTGAAACCTGAAATTGAGATCACTGTCCAAAACAAACAACTCCAGCAAAAGAAGAATCATGACAAGCATTCTAAACTTAGAACATTTGAAGAAGGACAATCTGTGCTAGCTAGGGGCTATCTGTCTTCAAAGAAATGGATGTCTGGAGAAATTGTTAGTGTATTAGGACCAGCGATATTTAAGGTTAAACTCACTAATGGAAATGTCATCACTATAGACACATTGATCAGATTCAAGATCGCCAGTTCGCAGACCACGAACAACAAGAACAATGCGAGTTTTTCACAAGTGAAATAG
- the LOC135335789 gene encoding uncharacterized protein LOC135335789 isoform X1 — MKLLLLVICCMISTSLAGLVDKEAKLETVLNEVEEILQDLKADDDEPHLEAIGDIQKLESLINDRELQNGADIEGDISPKPSHEQDSQGELQNGAVIEGDISPKPSHEQDSQRSPATMEEMLLHTENIDEATAEVEAAGGHVLLQLGHNLLVANVPSHVAKQNSFSQASAHISSSASAETLSHANAYWMAREDELKPQPTIQKWTEKTAPMAFKREDSDEDFQVDAPYRQTMTGKIAVLIFISSGPGRLAISNREKKKIISECLAGLKFWSNQARKNGVRLSFVMYYGKARITASNPTSCSSYPSCHDKFANPTLRAFGFPAGKAGRNRAAQYIKNRGRANGAFLGFFSKYKQSHFAYAYFGGGPLYMQYSNDGWGSDQIDRVFAHEIGHVFNAPDEYTNCQCYQRYGKGSCTAKNANCKTCTSSQGGCIMDTNDLGNLCEYTKKHVGWC, encoded by the exons TGAAGAGATATTGCAAGACCTGAAAGCTGATGATGATGAGCCTCATCTCGAAGCAATTGGAGACATTCAAAAACTTGAGTCGCTGATCAATGATCG TGAACTTCAGAATGGAGCAGATATTGAGGGAGATATTTCACCAAAGCCATCCCACGAACAAGACTCACAAGG TGAACTTCAGAATGGAGCAGTTATCGAGGGAGATATTTCACCAAAGCCATCCCACGAACAAGACTCACAACG GAGTCCTGCCACCATGGAGGAGATGTTGCTTCACACTGAAAACATTGACGAGGCAACTGCTGAAGTGGAAGCTGCTGGGGGCCACGTTCTACTCCAACTTGGTCACAACCTCTTGGTTGCAAATGTCCCCTCTCATGTAGCCAAGCAAAATAGCTTCAGTCAAGCTTCAGCCCATATTTCGAGCTCAGCATCAGCAGAAACTTTAAGCCATGCTAATGCCTACTGGATGGCACGAGAAGATGAGCTGAAACCACAACCAACGATTCAAAAGTGGACAGAAAAAACAGCTCCAATGGCCTTTAAACGAGAAGATTCAGACGAAGATTTTCAGGTAGATGCACCCTACCGCCAAACCATGACTGGGAAGATTGCCGTTCTAATTTTTATTTCTTCCGGTCCTGGTAGGTTAGCAATAAGCAATAGGGAGAAAAAGAAGATTATAAGTGAATGTCTAGCAGGACTTAAATTCTGGTCAAACCAAGCTCGGAAAAATGGGGTTAGGTTGTCGTTTGTGATGTATTATGGGAAGGCAAGAATAACTGCTTCCAACCCAACCTCTTGCTCTAGCTACCCATCTTGCCACGACAAGTTTGCTAATCCTACACTCAGAGCTTTTGGTTTCCCAGCTGGTAAAGCTGGAAGGAACAGAGCAGCACAATATATTAAAAACCGTGGTCGTGCTAATGGTGCTTTCCTTGGTTTCTTCTCCAAGTATAAGCAAAGCCATTTCGCATATGCATATTTTGGTGGCGGAcctctatacatgcagtacagcaaTGACGGTTGGGGTTCCGATCAGATTGACAGGGTTTTCGCTCACGAAATTGGACATGTTTTTAATGCTCCTGACGAATACACAAATTGTCAGTGCTACCAACGGTATGGCAAGGGAAGCTGCACTGCTAAAAATGCCAACTGCAAGACCTGCACTTCTTCTCAAGGTGGCTGCATTATGGACACCAATGATCTGGGCAACCTTTGCGAGTACACCAAGAAGCACGTGGGTTGGTGCTAA
- the LOC135335789 gene encoding uncharacterized protein LOC135335789 isoform X2 translates to MKLLLLVICCMISTSLAGLVDKEAKLETVLNEVEEILQDLKADDDEPHLEAIGDIQKLESLINDRELQNGADIEGDISPKPSHEQDSQGSPATMEEMLLHTENIDEATAEVEAAGGHVLLQLGHNLLVANVPSHVAKQNSFSQASAHISSSASAETLSHANAYWMAREDELKPQPTIQKWTEKTAPMAFKREDSDEDFQVDAPYRQTMTGKIAVLIFISSGPGRLAISNREKKKIISECLAGLKFWSNQARKNGVRLSFVMYYGKARITASNPTSCSSYPSCHDKFANPTLRAFGFPAGKAGRNRAAQYIKNRGRANGAFLGFFSKYKQSHFAYAYFGGGPLYMQYSNDGWGSDQIDRVFAHEIGHVFNAPDEYTNCQCYQRYGKGSCTAKNANCKTCTSSQGGCIMDTNDLGNLCEYTKKHVGWC, encoded by the exons TGAAGAGATATTGCAAGACCTGAAAGCTGATGATGATGAGCCTCATCTCGAAGCAATTGGAGACATTCAAAAACTTGAGTCGCTGATCAATGATCG TGAACTTCAGAATGGAGCAGATATTGAGGGAGATATTTCACCAAAGCCATCCCACGAACAAGACTCACAAGG GAGTCCTGCCACCATGGAGGAGATGTTGCTTCACACTGAAAACATTGACGAGGCAACTGCTGAAGTGGAAGCTGCTGGGGGCCACGTTCTACTCCAACTTGGTCACAACCTCTTGGTTGCAAATGTCCCCTCTCATGTAGCCAAGCAAAATAGCTTCAGTCAAGCTTCAGCCCATATTTCGAGCTCAGCATCAGCAGAAACTTTAAGCCATGCTAATGCCTACTGGATGGCACGAGAAGATGAGCTGAAACCACAACCAACGATTCAAAAGTGGACAGAAAAAACAGCTCCAATGGCCTTTAAACGAGAAGATTCAGACGAAGATTTTCAGGTAGATGCACCCTACCGCCAAACCATGACTGGGAAGATTGCCGTTCTAATTTTTATTTCTTCCGGTCCTGGTAGGTTAGCAATAAGCAATAGGGAGAAAAAGAAGATTATAAGTGAATGTCTAGCAGGACTTAAATTCTGGTCAAACCAAGCTCGGAAAAATGGGGTTAGGTTGTCGTTTGTGATGTATTATGGGAAGGCAAGAATAACTGCTTCCAACCCAACCTCTTGCTCTAGCTACCCATCTTGCCACGACAAGTTTGCTAATCCTACACTCAGAGCTTTTGGTTTCCCAGCTGGTAAAGCTGGAAGGAACAGAGCAGCACAATATATTAAAAACCGTGGTCGTGCTAATGGTGCTTTCCTTGGTTTCTTCTCCAAGTATAAGCAAAGCCATTTCGCATATGCATATTTTGGTGGCGGAcctctatacatgcagtacagcaaTGACGGTTGGGGTTCCGATCAGATTGACAGGGTTTTCGCTCACGAAATTGGACATGTTTTTAATGCTCCTGACGAATACACAAATTGTCAGTGCTACCAACGGTATGGCAAGGGAAGCTGCACTGCTAAAAATGCCAACTGCAAGACCTGCACTTCTTCTCAAGGTGGCTGCATTATGGACACCAATGATCTGGGCAACCTTTGCGAGTACACCAAGAAGCACGTGGGTTGGTGCTAA